The Verrucomicrobium spinosum DSM 4136 = JCM 18804 DNA segment GCCAATGAGCGGACCAAGATGCTGAAAAAGTAGCCGCGGCACCCGCCTCGCCACGCGAGCAGTTCAAGGAACTCACCCCCTCATGCCCGTCTTCCATTTTGAAGCTGTGAATCTGGCCGGCCAGGCGAGCTCCGGCACTCTGGAGGCGATGGATCGCGGGGACGCGCTGCGCAAGCTCACCCGCCGCGGCCTGCAGCCCTCCAGCGTGCGTGCCGGCGAATCGGGAGCAAAAACACCCGCAACATCCGGCAACGTCAAGGCGGGGAAACCCGGCAAAGACACGGATGCGCGGCCCGCCGTGAAGGCCGGAGGTCGGTCCGCCGGCAGCCCAGTCCCCGGCACCGGCCCCATCAAACTCAAAAAAGCGCAGGTCATCCAGTTCACTGAGGAGCTGTGCGATTTGCTGGCCGCCGGACTCCAGCTGGAGCAGGCGCTGCACGCCATGGAGAACCGCAGTACACTGGTGGTCCGTGAGCTGGCCGTCCGGCTCCGTGAGAAGGTGCGGGACGGCATCCCCTTCTCAGTCTCCCTCCAGCATGTATCCCCCTCATTTGGTGAGCTTTATTGCAATCTGGTGGGCGCAGGGGAGGCCAGCGGGTCTCTCCCCTCCATCCTCAATCGTCAGGCCATCTACCTCACGCAGATGCAGACGCTGCAGGCACGGGTGACCACCGCGCTAATCTACCCCATATTCATCATCACCTCCGGCCTGGGGCTGGCAGTGATGTTTCTCACCTACCTCCTGCCAAAGCTGGCCGTGCTGATCAAGAGCACGCATGGGGATCTGCCCGGCATTGCCGTCGTCCTCATGGCCGCGAGCGATTTCTTCATCGCCTGGTGGTGGGCGTTGCTGGCAGGCGTGGTACTCACCGTTCTCACCATCGTGGTGCTTTTTCAGGACAAAGGCCGCCAGGCCTGGTGGGACCGCGTCCAGCTAAACCTGCCCATCTACGGTGGCGTGCTCCGCACACGGTTCGAGGTCCAATTCCTTGAAACCCTGGGCAACCTGCTGCACAATGGTCTGCCGCTGCACCGCGCATTGGAATTGGTTCGCAAGGCCACCGTCAACCAGTTCCTCCGCACCCGCCTGGGTGACGTGGAGGCCGCAGTGGCCGACGGCGGCTCCCTGAGCCGTGCGCTGGAGAAAGCCAATGTGGTGCGCCCGCTGGTCATCGACATGGTGCGGGTGGGTGAACAGACGGGTGAACTTTCGACCGCCCTGCAGAAGGCAGGGACGCGATTTGAGAGCCATTTGAGCAAGGCCATGGACCGCGCCACCGCGCTGCTTCAGCCGGTCATCATTCTGGTGATGGCCAGCATGGTTGGCACCATGGCGTGGATGATGATCAACGTCGTCTGGGCCACGCTCAACAATCTGCAACGCTGATCACCCTGATTGATTGCTGATTTTCAGCCTGCCATTTAGATTTTATTCCCCCACACGCTCGTACCTACGATGAAAACGCAACCCAGAATCCCCCGCCGCCAGTCTGGCTTCACCCTCATGGAGATCATGCTCGTCATGTTCATCATTGCCCTGATCATCGGCAGTGGCGTGTTCATGATGCGAAACGTCAGTGAGGGAGCCCAAATTTCTCGTGCGGAATCCGACATAAAGACATGGGAGACCATCCTTCTGCGCTACCGCACCACCCACCTTTCCCTGCCCACACAGGCCCAGGGATTGGAAGCCACGGTGAGACGGCCGGATGGCGTCAAAAAATGGATGCAGCTGGCCACGGAGAATGCGCTGAATGATCCCTGGCAGCATAAATACCAATACCGCAATCCGGGTAAGAAGAATGTCGGCAAATACGACATTTTCTCCCTCGGACCTGACGGTGTAGAGGGTACGGACGACGACATTGGCAACTGGGAGTAAGGCTCCCCGGGTTTCCGACCACCGCTGCGCCCGATGCGCCTGCTCATCTCACCACCAGTGCGTCGTGGCCCCCAGGGCTTCACGCTCCTGGAGATCAGTATCGTGCTGTTTATCATGGCGCTGCTGGTGGGCCTGTGCATTTACAGCTTCGGCGGTCTGACTGCGGAAAGGGAGCTGCGCAAGCCGGTCATGGAACTACAGCGCATGACCATGGAGGCGGTCCGACGCGCCGCGCTACAGGAGAAACCCCAGGTCATCCTGTTTGAGCCCACCGGTTTTGCCATCCGTTACCGGCAGGATCCAGACGGCATCCGCCGGAAAGATGAGGATGAATTCTACATCCGCCGCGTGAAACTGCCCCCGGCCATGAAGCTCACGCTGCGCCGGTGGGGCGCAGAGAAATTCGCCCCCGCCCCCGGGCAGCGCCTGGTGGTGGCGGCCAGCGGATTGTGCGAGCCTCTCACCGCCCGGTTTGAGCTCGGAGCGTCCTGGCTGGAGGTGACGGTGGATCCGCTGAGCGGTCGTGTGATGGATGAGGGCATGCACATTCCTGGAGATTCATGAAATCACGTCCACCCCTCCTCCTGCGAGGCGCCCCGGCCTTCACCCTGCTGGAGGCTCTCATGGCCTTGATGGTGTTCAGCACCGCCGTGATTTCCCTGGTGGCGGCCATCAACGGGATTGGCACCGCCTGGAACGACATCCGCGAGGATCTGTCAGTGCAATCCCGGCTGGAAAGCCTGCTGGTAGAGGCCACTCGGAAGCCCGATCCCAACCAACCCTCGGGGCATGTCGCCCCCGGGGAACGAAAGATGGAGGAGAATGGCGTGTCCTACCTGGTGAAAATCGAGCCCCTGGAGCTTGCCAACAGGGAGGGGCATGAACTGCCACAGCTCATGCGGGTGCGAGCCATCGCGAGATGGAATGATGGCGGTCGGGACCGTGAAGAGACGGCGGAGACCTGGATGTGGCCACCTCTGTACGCTCCCAATTTGAACCAGCCATGAAATGGGGGCCGCCGCATCGACGACGCCCCGCCGGCTTCAGCCTGCTGGAGGTGATGATGGTCATGTTCATCCTGGCCATCCTGCTTGGGGCGGTGTTCGGGGTGGTGCGGGCCACCATCCAGCTGAGCAACGACATGACCGACGCCCAACTCGCTGAAAGCCGCGTCAATGGCTTCGCCCAGTTCTGCGAACGGACCTTGCGCAACCTGCCGGCCAATGCCGTGGTGCGACATCGCGTGAAGCAGAAGGGCAACCACTACCTGTCCCAGCTCACGTTCAAGGGATCGCCAGGTGCCTTCTCCACCCAAGGAGCCGGCGGCAGTGAGGTGATGGTGATCGAGACAGATGAACAGGTGGACGGCTACCTGACGGTCACCCTCCGGTCCATGACCGCCACACAGGCCCTGGCTTGGGAAAAAGGCGACCATCGTGTGGGCCGACGCCTGAAGCTCCTGGAGGAAGTGTCCAACCTGGAGTGGCGTTTCTACCGCGTGCAAAGCGGCGAGTGGGAACCCGTGTGGAATGAGCGGCTGGAACTCTACCCACTGGGCGTTATCACCGCGAACCCGGCGCAGGATGACCCTTCCGCAGGCGGACAGCCCCCTGTTCCCGGGCAGCCGGGAGCGGGTCTGAACACGTCACCCACCATTCCACGCAAACAACGTCCACAACTAATGGAACTGCGGCTGACCATGGCTGCCAGCCCGCCACAACGCTGGACCTTCTGGGTTCCCCCCGCGGAAACACCCTCCGGCAGCAGCAGCCCCACGCCCCCGGCGACGCCGCCGCCGGGCACCCCGGTGACGCCCTCCCCGGATCCTGTGCCTGCTCCTGCCCCCGAGCCTCCTCCTTGATCCAAATTTGCCCCTGTATTTTCCACAAAATCACTGGAACAATTGGCGGTAGCAACGGAAAGTTGGACCCCGACATCCCAAGGCATGATGATCCCCCGCAACGCTTCTCACACCGGCACCGCGATCCCGCTGGTGACCAGGGGGCGCGTCATGCAGGCCGCAGCCTGGGTCTTGATACATACAGGCTTTTTGACCGGGCTTTCAGCGGCAGAGCCCTGGGCTCCGCCCACCCCCTTTCCAGAGCAGCGGTACGAAAACGGTTGGAGGAAGAATCCGTTCACGCTGAAGACCGCCCCCGTGGCGATCCAGCGCGAGTCTTTTGCCAAAAATCTCGCTCTGGGCAGCATGTACGACGACGTCGATGGCGTCACCTCGGTGGTCATCGTCAACACCAAGACCCGTGAGCGCTCCCGCCTGCGTGGTCAGGAACCCGCAGCCAACGGCATGCGTGTTGAAGAGTCTGTCATCGCCGACACCCGGCGTGACTCCTATGCTGTGGTGATGATGGGTGGTGAAAAAGCCACCCTCCGATATGACGAGGCCTTTCTCAAACAAATGGCAGCAGGCGGCGGGGCCAGCCCGACCGGAGCCGGAACAGCCCAGCGTCACCCTGCCGCCAACGGAGGCGAGCCTGCTGGCGAAGGCCAACCCGCCCCAATGACCGCCCTGAACGGAGCGCCTCCCATGGGTGGCGGAGCCGCTCCGAATGCGCCCATGTCCAACGTCGCCGGAGGCGGTCCAGCGCCCACTCCAACGGGAGTGCGCACCCCATATCCCAACGGACGGCCCACCATTGCCAACCGTCGTCGCCTGACAGCACCGCAAGGCGCACCCCAACCGCCACCGCCACCGCTCGCACCCACGGACAATCCATAGCCAGGATGCTGCAGCAGGTTTGGACTTGATGGAGCAGCCGGGCAACTCGGATGCAGCCTCCCCCGCAGCCCAGCAGCCCGCTCATTGGCAATTATTTCCTAGAATTAATTAATAATTCACCGGGTGCCCCGCTCCGTATCTGCGGACTCCCCCTCTGCCCTCTCCCCAAACGATTGGAGGCGCGGCACCGGCTTTCACCAGCTTCCGCGCCTCCAGCAATTGTTTCCTAGAATTAATTATTATATCACAAGCCGTTGTAGAGGGTGTTGGGCACCATCTTGACGTTGGCAGTGGCACCGCGGCGCTCAAAGCTGAAGGCGGAGGGGAAGGGCGTGCTGCCCTTGTCCACATCCCCCTGGCCCACCTGCTTCCAACCAGCGGTCACCGATGGTGGGGAGGCGGTGGCATAGTAGAACTGATCCCAGCCACCGGTGGCATTGGGGATCCACACAATGTCGGCCGTGGTTTCCGTCCCTTGAAGCACCTGGGTGCTCAAACCGCTGTTGGCCAGGGTCGAACCCGTGGGATACACGGTGTTGAGAGGGAGGTTGGTTCCGTTGGCGACCGGGAAGAACGTGGGCGTGGTCCGCAGCGATCCGGTGAAAGTGATGGTCAGGTTCGTGAAGTCATTCCGGGTGATCCAGAGACCATCCACGTGATAGACCGGTGTCCCGGCAGCATCCGCCGCACCACTGTTTACCTCACGCCAACCAGCCGCCGCCGTGGAGTAGAACACATACTTGTACCCGCCTGCACCGTCCGGCACATAGACCAGGTCTGCACTGCCATTCCACGTGGCCGTGGGACACGGCTTCAGGCCGGCGGAGTTGGTGGCTCCAAACAGCGTGGTGATCGTGTGCGCAGCTCGAACCTCATAGGTGTCCCCAGGAGCCGAAAAGCTGGAAAGATCATCCTCCGTCGTGAGCACCCGCTGGGCGATGGTCGTGACCGGGCTGGCGATGCCCTTGTTCGTTCCACTGGTGATCTCCACCCAGAGATTGCTCTGCCCCGCCAGTGCCACGTTGAAATCAACGTTGTTGTCGGTCAGGCTGTTTGCCGCCTCCGCATCGAGTTTGCCAGAGGCCAGCACCGGTCGGACAAAGTTGACCCCCACCAGTGTGGTGGACCAGGCGCGCGCAGTAACTTTGTGAAATCCCGCCAGTTTTGACGGAACGGTGGACGGGGCTTGCCCCATGAGGTTGGTGACAGCGGCAACCACGGTGCCGACGAGGAAGAGCGATTTATTCATGATTTTTGTTAATAAATCACGCTGAAAATAAGGGGAATTGACCCCGTCTGTCTATACTAAATATAAAACGTATAGATCTGCGCAAAATGTATTGACCGTTCTAAGCAAAATTCATAGACCTAAGCGCAGGATTATTTTTCATTAATCCCACTAACGCGTCAACACATGGTTATGACACGCTTCCATACGTCTGTGAAAATTGGGTTCGCTGTGGCCTTGGGAATGGCCGCTTCTGACGGGTACGCTGCCACTGACTACAACAATGATGGTTACGACGACGTCTGGCAGCAACGCCACGGCATCACAGTTTCCTCATACCCGCTCACCAGCGACTACGATGGTGACGGCGTCACTAATCTGGCGGAAAGCGTCGCTGGCACGGACCCAAAAAACTCGCTGGATGTCCTGGCCGTGACCAACATTGTGGTTTCAGGTGCCAACATTCAGGTATCGACCAAGACCCAGTCGGGCAAGCGTTACAAGCTGCAAAGCAGTGCCGCCCCGAACGGCCCCACCTGGGCGGATGAAGGCAGCCCGCTGACCGGCAACGGCACCGTGCAAACCTTCACAGTCGCGATGGGCAGTGGCACGGCACCCAAGTTCTACCGGGTGCAGGCCGAAGACCAGGATACAGACGGCGATGGCATCTCTGACTGGGCCGAGGGGCTCATGGGAACCAACGCCACGCTGGCCAACTCGCCCAACAACGCGTCTGGCGGAGTCGCCTCTGACAGCGAAACCCTGCGCAGCCTGATGTCGATCACCACCAGCGTGGTCACGGCCAGTGCTTATGAAAAGGAAGCCACCACCGCCCGCC contains these protein-coding regions:
- a CDS encoding type II secretion system F family protein — its product is MPVFHFEAVNLAGQASSGTLEAMDRGDALRKLTRRGLQPSSVRAGESGAKTPATSGNVKAGKPGKDTDARPAVKAGGRSAGSPVPGTGPIKLKKAQVIQFTEELCDLLAAGLQLEQALHAMENRSTLVVRELAVRLREKVRDGIPFSVSLQHVSPSFGELYCNLVGAGEASGSLPSILNRQAIYLTQMQTLQARVTTALIYPIFIITSGLGLAVMFLTYLLPKLAVLIKSTHGDLPGIAVVLMAASDFFIAWWWALLAGVVLTVLTIVVLFQDKGRQAWWDRVQLNLPIYGGVLRTRFEVQFLETLGNLLHNGLPLHRALELVRKATVNQFLRTRLGDVEAAVADGGSLSRALEKANVVRPLVIDMVRVGEQTGELSTALQKAGTRFESHLSKAMDRATALLQPVIILVMASMVGTMAWMMINVVWATLNNLQR
- the gspG gene encoding type II secretion system major pseudopilin GspG, coding for MKTQPRIPRRQSGFTLMEIMLVMFIIALIIGSGVFMMRNVSEGAQISRAESDIKTWETILLRYRTTHLSLPTQAQGLEATVRRPDGVKKWMQLATENALNDPWQHKYQYRNPGKKNVGKYDIFSLGPDGVEGTDDDIGNWE
- a CDS encoding pilus assembly FimT family protein; the protein is MRLLISPPVRRGPQGFTLLEISIVLFIMALLVGLCIYSFGGLTAERELRKPVMELQRMTMEAVRRAALQEKPQVILFEPTGFAIRYRQDPDGIRRKDEDEFYIRRVKLPPAMKLTLRRWGAEKFAPAPGQRLVVAASGLCEPLTARFELGASWLEVTVDPLSGRVMDEGMHIPGDS
- a CDS encoding type IV pilus modification PilV family protein yields the protein MKSRPPLLLRGAPAFTLLEALMALMVFSTAVISLVAAINGIGTAWNDIREDLSVQSRLESLLVEATRKPDPNQPSGHVAPGERKMEENGVSYLVKIEPLELANREGHELPQLMRVRAIARWNDGGRDREETAETWMWPPLYAPNLNQP
- a CDS encoding prepilin-type N-terminal cleavage/methylation domain-containing protein, producing MKWGPPHRRRPAGFSLLEVMMVMFILAILLGAVFGVVRATIQLSNDMTDAQLAESRVNGFAQFCERTLRNLPANAVVRHRVKQKGNHYLSQLTFKGSPGAFSTQGAGGSEVMVIETDEQVDGYLTVTLRSMTATQALAWEKGDHRVGRRLKLLEEVSNLEWRFYRVQSGEWEPVWNERLELYPLGVITANPAQDDPSAGGQPPVPGQPGAGLNTSPTIPRKQRPQLMELRLTMAASPPQRWTFWVPPAETPSGSSSPTPPATPPPGTPVTPSPDPVPAPAPEPPP